One genomic window of Streptococcus mitis includes the following:
- a CDS encoding ABC transporter permease/substrate-binding protein: protein MTNLIATFQDRFSDWLTALSQHLQLSLLTLLLAIFIAIPLAVYLRYHEKLADWVLQIAGIFQTIPSLALLGLFIPLMGIGTLPALTALVIYAIFPILQNTITGLKGIDPSLQEAGIAFGMTRWERLKKFEIPLAMPVMMSGIRTAAVLIIGTATLAALIGAGGLGSFILLGIDRNNASLILIGALSSAVLAIAFNFLLKVMEKAKLRTIFSGFALVTILLGLSYSPALLAQNEKENLVIAGKLGPEPEILANMYKLLIEENTSMTATVKPNFGKTSFLYEALKKGDIDIYPEFTGTVTESLLQPSPKVSHEPDQVYQVARDGIAKQDHLAYLKPMSYQNTYAVAVPKKIAQEYGLKTISDLKKVEGQLKAGFTLEFNDREDGNKGLQSMYGLNLNVATMEPALRYQAIQSGDIQITDAYSTDAELARYDLQVLEDDKQLFPPYQGAPLMKEALLKKHPELETVLNKLAGKITESQMSQLNYQVGVEGKSAEQVAKEFLQEQGLLKK from the coding sequence ATGACTAATTTAATTGCAACTTTTCAGGATCGTTTTAGTGATTGGTTGACAGCTCTATCTCAACATTTGCAGTTGTCACTTTTGACCTTGTTGCTGGCCATCTTTATAGCGATTCCTTTGGCTGTTTATCTTCGATATCATGAGAAGTTAGCGGATTGGGTCTTACAGATTGCAGGGATTTTCCAGACCATCCCGTCTCTGGCCTTGCTGGGGCTCTTTATCCCCTTGATGGGAATTGGAACCTTGCCGGCTTTGACAGCTCTAGTGATCTATGCGATCTTTCCGATTTTACAAAATACCATCACTGGACTCAAGGGAATTGATCCGAGTCTGCAAGAGGCTGGGATTGCCTTTGGGATGACCAGATGGGAACGTCTCAAGAAGTTTGAAATTCCACTTGCCATGCCTGTTATGATGTCTGGGATTCGGACGGCAGCTGTCTTGATTATCGGTACGGCAACCTTGGCTGCCTTGATTGGTGCAGGGGGGCTGGGTTCCTTTATCCTTTTGGGAATTGACCGTAATAATGCCAGTCTGATTTTGATTGGGGCACTTTCTTCTGCAGTGCTAGCCATTGCCTTTAACTTCCTACTAAAAGTGATGGAAAAAGCAAAATTGCGGACGATTTTTTCTGGTTTTGCCTTGGTGACCATATTGCTCGGTTTGTCTTATAGTCCAGCCCTCTTGGCTCAAAATGAGAAAGAAAACTTGGTTATTGCTGGTAAATTGGGACCGGAACCAGAAATTTTGGCCAATATGTATAAGTTGCTGATTGAAGAAAACACCAGTATGACTGCGACTGTTAAACCGAATTTTGGGAAAACAAGCTTTCTTTATGAAGCTTTGAAAAAAGGCGATATTGACATCTATCCTGAATTTACTGGTACGGTGACTGAAAGTTTGCTGCAACCATCACCTAAAGTGAGTCATGAGCCAGATCAGGTTTATCAGGTGGCGCGTGATGGTATTGCCAAACAGGATCATCTAGCCTATCTCAAACCTATGTCTTATCAAAATACCTACGCTGTAGCTGTTCCGAAAAAGATCGCTCAAGAATATGGCTTGAAGACCATTTCGGACTTGAAAAAAGTGGAAGGGCAGCTAAAGGCAGGCTTTACACTTGAGTTTAATGACCGTGAAGATGGAAATAAGGGCTTGCAGTCAATGTATGGTCTCAATCTCAATGTAGCGACCATGGAGCCAGCCCTTCGCTATCAGGCTATTCAGTCGGGCGATATTCAAATCACGGATGCCTATTCGACTGATGCGGAATTGGCACGTTACGATTTACAGGTTTTGGAAGATGACAAGCAACTCTTCCCACCTTATCAAGGGGCTCCACTAATGAAAGAAGCTCTCCTCAAGAAACATCCAGAGTTGGAAACAGTTCTCAATAAATTGGCTGGTAAAATTACTGAAAGCCAGATGAGCCAGCTCAACTACCAAGTCGGTGTTGAAGGCAAGTCAGCAGAACAAGTAGCCAAGGAGTTTCTACAAGAACAAGGTTTGTTGAAGAAATAG
- a CDS encoding ATP-binding cassette domain-containing protein, with the protein MIEYKNVALRYTEKDVLRDVNLRIENGEFMVLVGPSGSGKTTMIKMVNRLLEPTDGNIYMDGKRIKDYDERELRLSTGYVLQAIALFPNLTVAENIALIPEMKGWTKEEIAQKTEELLAKVGLPVAEYGHRLPSELSGGEQQRVGIVRAMIGQPKILLMDEPFSALDAISRKQLQILTKELHKEFGMTTIFVTHDTDEALKLADRIAVLQDGEICQVANPETILKAPATDFVADLFGGSVHD; encoded by the coding sequence ATGATTGAATACAAAAATGTGGCGCTACGCTACACAGAAAAAGATGTCTTGAGAGATGTTAATTTACGGATTGAGAATGGCGAGTTTATGGTTTTAGTTGGTCCATCTGGGTCCGGTAAGACGACCATGATTAAGATGGTCAACCGCCTCTTGGAACCGACTGATGGAAATATTTATATGGATGGCAAGCGTATCAAAGACTATGATGAGCGTGAACTTCGTCTTTCTACTGGTTATGTTTTACAGGCTATTGCTCTCTTTCCTAATCTAACAGTTGCGGAAAATATTGCCCTGATTCCTGAAATGAAGGGCTGGACTAAGGAAGAAATTGCTCAGAAAACTGAAGAGCTTTTGGCAAAGGTTGGTTTACCAGTAGCTGAGTATGGGCATCGTTTGCCTAGTGAATTATCTGGTGGAGAACAGCAACGGGTCGGTATTGTTCGTGCTATGATTGGTCAGCCTAAGATTCTCCTCATGGATGAACCTTTTTCAGCCTTGGATGCTATTTCGAGAAAACAGTTGCAGATTCTGACGAAAGAATTGCATAAAGAATTTGGGATGACAACGATTTTTGTAACCCATGATACGGATGAAGCTCTGAAATTGGCGGACCGTATTGCTGTCTTGCAGGATGGAGAGATTTGCCAGGTGGCGAATCCCGAGACTATTTTAAAAGCTCCTGCAACAGATTTTGTAGCAGACTTGTTTGGAGGTAGTGTTCATGACTAA